A portion of the Lysinibacillus timonensis genome contains these proteins:
- a CDS encoding aminotransferase produces the protein MKSTKSSYVSKMVNDLKPSGIRRFFDLAAGMEGVISLGVGEPDFVTPWNVREAAISSLERGFTSYTPNSGLLELREEIANYMRNQFNVDYSAKDEIIVTVGASSAIDLAMRTILDPGDEVIVVEPCFVSYVPMVELAGGKAIQVQALKENDFKIMPDQLEAAITDKTKAILLCSPNNPTGTMLSKHELEGLAEIAKKYDLLIIADEIYAELSYDEEYTSMAAIENMRERTILINGFSKGFAMTGWRLGFVCAPIEISSAMLKVHQYALMCASTMSQYAAIEALRNGRPEVEEMVKSYRRRRNYIVQSFNEIGLECHVPGGAFYAFPSIASTGLSSQEFAEQLLMKEGVAVVPGDVFGESGEGHIRCSYASSLEQLQEAVKRIKRFIDSLQETR, from the coding sequence ATGAAATCAACAAAAAGTTCGTATGTATCAAAAATGGTTAATGATTTAAAACCATCCGGTATTCGTCGATTTTTTGATTTGGCTGCAGGGATGGAGGGTGTTATCTCCCTAGGTGTAGGTGAACCTGATTTTGTCACACCTTGGAATGTCCGAGAAGCTGCCATCAGTTCCCTTGAACGCGGGTTTACTTCTTATACACCTAATTCAGGTCTACTTGAGCTTCGTGAAGAAATCGCAAATTATATGAGAAACCAATTTAATGTTGATTATTCAGCAAAAGATGAAATTATCGTAACAGTTGGAGCAAGTTCGGCTATTGATCTTGCTATGAGAACAATATTAGATCCGGGCGATGAAGTAATTGTCGTAGAGCCTTGCTTCGTATCCTACGTTCCGATGGTCGAACTAGCTGGTGGTAAAGCGATTCAGGTACAAGCATTAAAAGAAAATGACTTTAAAATCATGCCTGATCAGTTAGAAGCAGCCATTACAGATAAAACAAAAGCAATTTTGTTATGTTCTCCTAATAACCCTACTGGTACGATGTTAAGTAAGCATGAACTAGAAGGGCTTGCGGAAATCGCGAAGAAGTATGATTTATTAATAATTGCCGACGAAATTTATGCTGAGCTATCATATGACGAAGAATACACAAGTATGGCAGCAATTGAAAATATGAGAGAAAGAACAATTCTCATAAATGGATTTTCAAAAGGCTTTGCCATGACTGGATGGCGTCTTGGGTTCGTTTGTGCCCCTATCGAAATTTCAAGTGCGATGTTAAAAGTACATCAATACGCTTTAATGTGTGCATCAACAATGTCACAATACGCAGCAATTGAGGCTCTAAGAAATGGTCGCCCAGAGGTGGAAGAAATGGTGAAAAGTTATCGACGTCGCCGTAATTACATCGTCCAATCATTTAATGAAATTGGGTTAGAATGCCATGTACCTGGTGGTGCTTTTTATGCATTCCCTTCTATCGCATCAACTGGATTAAGTTCTCAAGAATTTGCAGAACAATTATTAATGAAAGAAGGCGTAGCTGTTGTGCCGGGAGATGTGTTCGGCGAAAGCGGTGAAGGTCATATCCGCTGTTCCTACGCTTCTTCTTTAGAACAATTACAGGAAGCTGTCAAAAGAATTAAACGATTTATCGATTCGTTGCAAGAAACGAGATAG
- a CDS encoding methyltransferase, with protein MKERFYEELLDIRTTGCKGEVNNSTYYHPYEPTPYSALEELIKHYDITAQDHLVDFGCGKGRLNFFIHYLTHAFVSGIEMNEEFYEEAMKNRMGYLKKMKITEELIHFHCCKAEQYQIQPEDNIFYFFNPFSIQIFIKIINNILHSFDKHNRQIDLILYYASDDYRYYLNNRTSFDLLKEIKLPGLYEKNTYERFLIYRLDKVG; from the coding sequence GTGAAAGAACGCTTTTATGAAGAACTATTGGACATTCGTACTACTGGATGTAAGGGGGAGGTTAACAATTCGACATATTATCATCCTTATGAACCTACACCCTACAGTGCATTAGAGGAGTTAATAAAACATTATGACATAACAGCACAGGATCATTTAGTGGATTTTGGCTGTGGTAAAGGCAGATTGAATTTCTTTATTCATTATTTAACTCATGCATTCGTTTCAGGGATTGAAATGAATGAAGAGTTTTACGAAGAAGCAATGAAAAACAGAATGGGTTACTTAAAGAAGATGAAAATAACTGAGGAATTAATACACTTCCATTGTTGTAAGGCAGAACAGTATCAAATACAACCGGAAGATAACATTTTCTATTTCTTTAACCCGTTCTCAATTCAAATATTTATTAAAATTATTAACAATATTTTACATTCGTTCGATAAACATAATAGACAAATTGATTTAATTTTATATTACGCTTCAGACGATTACCGCTATTACTTAAATAATCGAACCTCATTTGACTTATTAAAAGAGATCAAACTACCTGGTTTATATGAAAAGAATACATACGAGCGTTTTTTAATTTATCGATTAGATAAAGTTGGGTGA
- a CDS encoding YjcZ family sporulation protein, producing MGSYGKKGDNHNGFALLVVLFILLIIVGAAFLNDSY from the coding sequence ATGGGTTCTTATGGTAAAAAAGGTGATAACCACAACGGATTTGCATTGCTTGTCGTATTATTTATCTTGTTAATTATTGTTGGTGCAGCTTTTTTAAACGATAGTTACTAA
- a CDS encoding amidohydrolase family protein, with protein MSKYIVKARKLITVSELGTIDHGAMVIQNGKIMDIGSWNEIKLNYAESKIVVDYGDLVIAPGLIDCHTHLLEFAPSSLYPITKHAQLLAAKAILLKALSSGITALGEQLCGSPMLNTDIDELKISLKDFPLDITFATNSISIGFESILHFTSVTGSIAVNRDVLVHPDIIKVISKYNEFAGENVFINATPANFTKELVPNAGELIYSQEELHSIVSIFHSMDKKIGTHVAGKEGIEMALHAGFDVLHHAHGITEEQIERAATQNVMIVATPLGGTHLPPNTINEVIRMIKLNIPVAISSDGYLPLHENTVTFPKVMQGLIGPDSLMTIAHPYLVSMIDAGYDENDALSLITLNPAKILEKENLLGSLTIGKDANFIVSKGIPGLETVDLENIKAVYFKGEKYIQRE; from the coding sequence TTGTCAAAGTATATCGTTAAAGCTCGAAAATTAATTACTGTATCAGAGCTTGGCACGATCGATCATGGTGCAATGGTTATTCAAAATGGGAAGATTATGGATATTGGCTCCTGGAATGAAATAAAACTAAACTACGCTGAATCGAAAATTGTTGTTGATTATGGTGACTTAGTCATAGCTCCTGGACTAATCGATTGTCATACTCATTTACTTGAATTTGCACCTTCATCGCTCTATCCAATAACAAAACATGCACAATTACTCGCAGCGAAAGCCATTTTGTTAAAAGCTCTTTCTTCCGGTATTACAGCCCTTGGTGAACAATTATGTGGCAGCCCAATGTTAAATACAGATATAGATGAATTAAAAATATCGCTTAAAGATTTTCCTTTAGATATTACGTTTGCAACAAACAGCATTTCAATTGGATTTGAATCCATACTCCATTTTACATCCGTTACTGGTTCAATAGCAGTCAATCGTGATGTATTAGTTCACCCCGATATTATAAAAGTAATTTCAAAATACAATGAATTTGCTGGTGAGAATGTCTTTATCAATGCAACACCAGCGAATTTTACAAAAGAGCTTGTTCCAAATGCAGGAGAGCTAATCTACTCACAAGAGGAACTACATTCGATTGTTTCCATTTTTCATTCAATGGATAAAAAAATTGGTACCCACGTCGCAGGTAAAGAAGGAATTGAAATGGCACTTCATGCTGGATTTGATGTACTCCATCATGCGCATGGTATTACAGAGGAACAAATAGAACGTGCTGCTACACAAAATGTTATGATTGTGGCTACTCCCCTGGGTGGAACCCATCTTCCCCCAAACACAATTAATGAAGTAATAAGAATGATTAAATTAAATATTCCAGTCGCTATCTCAAGTGACGGTTACTTGCCACTACATGAAAATACCGTAACCTTCCCTAAAGTAATGCAAGGTTTAATCGGCCCAGACTCATTAATGACGATTGCACACCCTTATTTGGTCTCGATGATAGATGCTGGTTACGACGAAAATGATGCACTTTCCCTCATTACACTGAATCCTGCAAAAATACTTGAAAAGGAGAACTTACTGGGTTCTTTAACGATCGGAAAAGATGCAAACTTCATTGTCTCTAAAGGAATACCTGGTCTTGAAACTGTGGATTTAGAAAACATTAAGGCTGTTTATTTCAAAGGAGAGAAATACATTCAACGAGAATGA
- a CDS encoding Lrp/AsnC family transcriptional regulator, translating to MKLNAKEMEIVEILEKDARIATEDVAKMIGLSVEETKQTIKTLEDHKVIVRYISVVDWNKVEEHPGVRAMIDVKVTPKRGVGFDEIAERIYRFDEVNSVYLMSGTYDLSVIVEGKSMNEVANFVSQKLSTLDSVISTTTHFILKKYKHDGIIFEPDNKDKRIVVSP from the coding sequence GTGAAATTAAACGCTAAGGAAATGGAAATCGTAGAGATTTTAGAAAAAGATGCGCGTATTGCAACAGAAGACGTTGCGAAAATGATTGGCCTAAGTGTTGAGGAAACAAAGCAGACAATCAAGACACTTGAAGATCATAAGGTCATCGTTCGTTATATTTCTGTCGTTGACTGGAATAAAGTTGAAGAACATCCTGGCGTTCGTGCGATGATTGACGTAAAAGTAACACCGAAACGTGGTGTTGGCTTCGATGAGATTGCTGAAAGAATTTATCGCTTTGACGAAGTAAATTCGGTTTATTTAATGTCTGGTACGTATGATCTGTCGGTTATCGTTGAAGGAAAATCGATGAACGAAGTAGCAAACTTTGTCTCACAAAAGCTTTCTACACTAGATTCTGTGATTTCAACTACAACACACTTTATTTTGAAAAAATACAAACATGACGGTATTATATTCGAACCAGATAATAAAGACAAAAGAATTGTGGTGTCACCTTAA
- a CDS encoding B12-binding domain-containing radical SAM protein translates to MNIVLTTLNAKYIHTNLALRCLKVAARPEFEPTIVEYTIKDPTFNIVTDLYQHKPDVVGFSCYIWNIEETIRVIKMLKTVSPHTKIILGGPEVSYDVHHWLRRLENEVDFIVMGEGEFSFKQLLKFLDGQIEIDEVPGICYLVDGKMKIHPQPKKIDLRELPSPFRLEEDRPHLGKRIQYIETSRGCPFSCQFCLSSIEVGVRYFNRDKIKEDIRYLMANGAKTIKFVDRTFNISRSYAMEMFQFLIDEHVPGVVFQFEITADIMRPEVIQFLNDNAPKGLFRFEIGVQSTNDLTNELVKRRQNFEKLKRTVTMVKDGGKIDQHLDLIAGLPEEDYDSFRQTFNDVFAMRPEELQLGFLKLLRGTGLRVEAEKYGYTYVDIAPYEIFSNNVLTFDEIIRIKQAEDVLEKYWNDHRMDHTIEYLVTKGFETPFDFFQNFGTYWEEKGWSRIGHQLEDLFRRLEEFLATQNNINLPIVRSLMQLDYLSKQQFQPRKLWWEERLSADELKHIYQILKESPDLAGSEFARMNVSEKEFFKHSLIIPFAFDYEAYLNGDIIPMEGYLFTFFRQGQTPYFATLNSIKEYK, encoded by the coding sequence ATGAATATAGTTTTAACCACGCTAAATGCTAAATATATCCATACTAATTTAGCACTTCGATGTTTAAAAGTAGCAGCTCGCCCTGAGTTTGAACCAACGATTGTTGAATATACGATTAAAGACCCTACATTCAATATCGTGACAGATCTTTATCAACATAAACCAGATGTTGTTGGGTTTAGTTGTTATATATGGAACATTGAGGAGACAATTCGTGTTATTAAAATGTTAAAAACGGTTTCCCCTCATACGAAAATAATTTTAGGTGGGCCCGAGGTTTCCTATGATGTCCATCATTGGTTACGTCGATTAGAAAATGAAGTTGATTTTATCGTCATGGGTGAAGGGGAGTTTTCTTTCAAACAATTACTAAAGTTCCTTGACGGTCAAATTGAAATAGATGAAGTACCTGGTATCTGTTATCTTGTTGATGGCAAAATGAAAATACATCCACAACCTAAGAAAATCGATTTACGCGAGCTACCTAGTCCCTTCCGTTTAGAGGAAGACCGACCACATTTAGGGAAACGTATTCAATATATTGAAACAAGCCGTGGGTGTCCTTTTAGCTGTCAATTCTGTCTTTCTTCCATTGAAGTCGGTGTTCGCTATTTTAACCGTGACAAGATTAAAGAAGATATTCGCTACTTGATGGCAAATGGTGCCAAAACAATCAAATTCGTCGATCGCACCTTTAATATTAGCCGTAGTTATGCTATGGAAATGTTCCAGTTTTTGATTGATGAACATGTACCAGGGGTCGTTTTCCAATTCGAAATCACGGCAGATATCATGCGTCCAGAAGTCATTCAGTTCTTAAATGACAACGCTCCAAAAGGACTATTCCGTTTTGAAATTGGTGTTCAATCCACAAATGATTTAACGAATGAACTCGTAAAACGCCGTCAAAACTTCGAGAAGTTAAAACGAACGGTGACAATGGTTAAAGATGGTGGAAAAATTGATCAGCATCTCGATTTAATTGCTGGATTACCAGAAGAAGATTATGATAGCTTCCGTCAAACATTTAATGATGTATTTGCAATGCGACCAGAAGAATTACAGCTCGGTTTCTTAAAACTATTACGTGGGACAGGACTACGAGTGGAAGCTGAAAAGTATGGATACACATATGTTGATATTGCACCTTACGAAATTTTCTCCAATAACGTGTTAACTTTCGATGAAATTATTCGTATTAAGCAAGCCGAAGACGTACTTGAAAAATATTGGAACGATCATCGCATGGACCATACCATTGAGTACCTTGTGACGAAGGGATTTGAAACACCTTTTGACTTTTTCCAAAACTTCGGAACGTATTGGGAAGAAAAAGGTTGGTCACGAATCGGTCATCAGTTGGAGGATTTATTTAGAAGATTGGAAGAGTTTTTAGCTACTCAGAACAATATCAACCTGCCAATTGTCCGTAGTTTAATGCAACTTGATTATTTATCAAAACAACAATTCCAACCGCGTAAATTGTGGTGGGAGGAACGACTGTCTGCTGATGAGCTAAAACATATTTATCAGATCCTGAAAGAATCACCGGATCTTGCAGGAAGTGAATTTGCCAGAATGAATGTAAGTGAAAAAGAATTCTTTAAGCATTCATTAATCATCCCATTTGCTTTTGATTATGAAGCTTATTTAAATGGTGATATTATTCCAATGGAAGGCTATTTATTTACCTTCTTCCGGCAAGGACAAACACCTTACTTTGCGACATTAAATAGCATTAAGGAATATAAATAA
- a CDS encoding Ger(x)C family spore germination protein has translation MRNIKRLLYFLFLLFMLLLLTGCWDQVSIDKRAYVVAIGLDKGEKNHINVTYLISNPEFSKQEGPTSEPSQEVITFPANDFITAKNIANSVIAKNITYSMLGVLIVSEEFAKDSDFIRYMYDATKDREIKRNIPMVVTKENVSTFLLENKPNLETRIHKYFEYILENANQAGLIANNKIHSYFAITEADSGLFLATYATTKGGSGNGYTEGEDEILAGGLNIEGDSNDTQFIGSAVFKEGKMIGTLNGEETRLAIMLNETLEMGDIYTSYPDPLNPQYRISTRIMKRDRNEVVMDLNRYTPTIDVTIPLYLDILSVQSMETYDEGKLEQLKSHIEETIMKKFEKLVNKTQEDFKGEPFGWALIARKKFWTSSDFEDYDWMKTYPNMRVNVKVNVTIGTFGEQSELPSINEVRD, from the coding sequence ATGAGAAATATAAAACGCTTACTTTATTTTCTCTTTTTATTGTTTATGTTGTTATTATTAACTGGCTGTTGGGATCAAGTTAGTATTGACAAAAGAGCGTATGTCGTTGCAATAGGATTAGATAAAGGGGAAAAAAATCATATTAACGTAACCTATTTAATTTCAAATCCAGAGTTCTCAAAACAAGAAGGCCCCACTAGTGAACCGTCACAAGAAGTGATTACCTTTCCCGCGAATGATTTTATTACTGCAAAGAACATAGCGAATTCAGTTATTGCCAAAAATATCACCTATAGTATGTTAGGTGTATTGATTGTTTCGGAAGAATTTGCAAAAGATTCGGATTTTATAAGGTATATGTATGATGCAACAAAAGACCGAGAAATCAAACGGAATATACCAATGGTCGTAACCAAAGAAAATGTAAGTACGTTTTTATTGGAAAACAAACCAAATCTAGAAACAAGAATCCATAAGTATTTTGAATATATTTTGGAAAATGCTAACCAAGCAGGTCTTATTGCTAATAACAAAATACATAGTTATTTTGCCATCACAGAAGCTGACTCAGGCCTTTTTTTAGCAACGTATGCAACAACTAAAGGGGGAAGTGGAAATGGGTACACGGAGGGCGAAGATGAGATCCTAGCTGGTGGTCTAAATATAGAAGGGGATTCTAATGATACACAGTTTATTGGTTCGGCCGTTTTTAAAGAAGGAAAAATGATTGGTACATTAAACGGGGAAGAAACTCGACTTGCGATAATGTTAAATGAAACGTTGGAAATGGGAGACATTTATACATCTTACCCGGATCCACTTAATCCTCAATATCGAATTTCAACAAGAATCATGAAGAGAGATCGTAATGAGGTGGTAATGGATTTAAATCGCTACACTCCGACAATTGATGTGACAATCCCACTTTACTTAGACATCTTATCAGTCCAGAGTATGGAAACATACGACGAAGGAAAACTAGAACAACTAAAATCCCATATTGAAGAAACAATTATGAAGAAATTTGAAAAGCTCGTAAATAAAACACAGGAAGACTTTAAGGGAGAACCATTTGGTTGGGCTCTTATAGCAAGAAAAAAGTTTTGGACAAGTTCAGATTTTGAAGATTATGACTGGATGAAAACGTACCCTAATATGAGAGTGAATGTAAAAGTTAATGTTACGATTGGTACGTTTGGAGAACAAAGTGAATTACCAAGTATAAATGAAGTGAGGGACTAG
- a CDS encoding peptidoglycan recognition family protein — translation MQIVRKNLQFLEPFELLGKIQYIIVHHSSRKHMTAEECHEFHQKQRGWSGIGYNYFIEKDGTIVEGRGLYVGAHAYGYNRNSIGICMTGNFDIETPTNNQLTSFLKLCGQFLKQFDLDSRQVLGHRELDGVTKSCPGLLVDMEEIRSQVEEYLGN, via the coding sequence GTGCAAATTGTTCGGAAAAATCTCCAATTTTTGGAGCCGTTTGAATTGCTAGGAAAAATACAGTATATCATCGTTCATCATTCTTCACGTAAACATATGACGGCTGAGGAATGTCATGAATTTCATCAAAAGCAGCGCGGTTGGAGTGGTATTGGATACAATTACTTTATTGAAAAAGATGGTACCATAGTAGAAGGAAGAGGGTTGTATGTCGGTGCACATGCTTATGGATATAATCGAAATTCTATTGGTATTTGTATGACAGGCAATTTTGATATTGAAACGCCGACAAATAATCAATTGACATCTTTTCTAAAATTATGTGGACAGTTCCTTAAGCAGTTTGATTTAGATTCCCGTCAGGTTCTAGGGCATCGTGAACTAGATGGAGTGACGAAAAGCTGTCCAGGGTTATTAGTGGATATGGAAGAAATCCGTTCACAAGTAGAAGAATATCTGGGAAATTAG
- a CDS encoding spore germination protein produces MGKKRVKYFIKNLIKEEHLQYEKAATEDDLLKKKQIDTDLENTLDIFKDIYFVPTNSDVNIRNIEIGGLNIKAATLSISSISDTKIIEEMIIRPLIVNKDDTKTIEMILSSTQMKTAQVIEDVLKEVNNGNTALFIDGQSDVLILSTGKFQGRSVEKAENEVVVKGPKESFNEQAMTNISLIRKKIRDEKLIVESTTISKRAKNELYLLYIKDVTNDELLNNIRKKVTSMDVDSIQTLSILEEYIEDHNKSIFPTILYTERPDRAAEFIEDGFIVLIMDNSPDCLILPATFWSFFHNPEDHYLRFLYGNFIRILRVLALFITLFISAMYVAITNFHVEMIPADLLLAISSTREIVPFPSLVEVLMLEIGFELIREGGLRVPKPIGPTIGIVGALILGQAAVQANLVSPLVVIIVALGGLSSFAIGDTNLNYTVRLLRFAFIISAGFFGLYGLTALFTFGLFYMTSIKSFGVPYMAPMTPNDSTSKDTVFRRLLRSEIFRPGYLKPKDIEKKAGEKNG; encoded by the coding sequence TTGGGGAAAAAAAGAGTTAAATATTTTATAAAAAATTTAATAAAAGAGGAACATCTACAGTATGAAAAAGCAGCAACTGAGGATGATTTGCTTAAGAAAAAGCAGATTGATACAGATTTAGAAAATACATTAGATATTTTTAAGGATATTTATTTCGTTCCAACTAATAGTGATGTTAATATTCGAAATATTGAAATTGGCGGACTAAATATAAAGGCTGCAACACTTAGTATTAGTTCGATTTCAGATACAAAAATCATTGAAGAGATGATCATTCGACCATTAATTGTGAATAAGGATGATACTAAAACTATAGAGATGATTTTATCTTCTACGCAGATGAAAACAGCCCAAGTAATAGAAGATGTTCTTAAAGAAGTAAATAATGGCAACACAGCACTTTTTATTGATGGACAATCAGATGTTCTCATACTTAGTACAGGTAAGTTTCAAGGAAGAAGTGTTGAGAAAGCGGAAAATGAAGTAGTCGTAAAGGGTCCAAAAGAATCTTTCAATGAACAAGCTATGACGAATATATCATTAATTAGAAAGAAAATTCGAGATGAAAAACTCATTGTTGAATCAACTACCATCTCGAAAAGAGCGAAGAATGAATTGTACTTACTTTATATAAAAGATGTAACAAATGATGAACTATTAAACAATATCAGAAAAAAAGTAACTTCAATGGATGTAGATTCGATTCAAACTCTTTCGATATTGGAAGAATATATTGAAGACCATAACAAATCAATTTTCCCAACTATTTTATATACGGAAAGACCTGATCGTGCAGCTGAGTTTATTGAAGATGGTTTTATCGTCCTAATAATGGATAATTCACCGGATTGCTTAATATTACCTGCAACCTTTTGGTCATTTTTTCATAACCCGGAAGACCATTATTTACGATTCTTATATGGAAATTTCATAAGAATTTTAAGGGTACTTGCGTTATTTATTACACTATTTATTTCAGCAATGTATGTTGCAATTACGAATTTCCATGTGGAGATGATACCTGCAGATTTACTTTTGGCCATTTCTTCAACGAGAGAGATTGTACCTTTTCCATCTTTAGTTGAAGTATTAATGTTGGAAATTGGGTTCGAGTTGATAAGAGAAGGTGGGCTACGAGTTCCAAAGCCAATCGGTCCAACTATTGGTATTGTAGGTGCATTAATATTAGGACAGGCTGCTGTACAAGCCAATCTTGTTAGTCCGCTAGTTGTCATTATTGTGGCACTCGGAGGTTTAAGCTCCTTCGCAATAGGCGACACCAATTTGAACTATACAGTCCGTTTATTGCGATTCGCTTTTATCATTTCAGCAGGCTTCTTTGGATTGTATGGATTGACTGCATTATTTACTTTTGGATTATTTTATATGACATCCATTAAATCTTTTGGGGTTCCTTACATGGCACCAATGACTCCGAACGATTCAACATCTAAAGATACTGTTTTTAGGAGACTGTTAAGAAGCGAAATATTTAGGCCGGGATATTTAAAACCAAAGGATATAGAGAAAAAAGCAGGAGAAAAAAATGGATAA
- a CDS encoding DNA-3-methyladenine glycosylase I, whose translation MKRCNWVTKEQLYIDYHDKEWGVPVFDDRHLFEMLCLEGAQAGLSWWTILQKRENYRRAFDFFEAEKIVQYTDDKIQELLADAGIVRNRLKVNSVITNARAFIKIQNEHGSFSNYIWSFVDHKPIINCWETIHDVPTTTEISDAMSKRLKKDGFKFVGSTICYSFMQAVGLVNDHTLECFCHPSNKGDN comes from the coding sequence ATGAAAAGGTGTAATTGGGTCACAAAAGAACAACTATACATTGATTATCATGATAAAGAATGGGGTGTACCTGTATTTGATGATCGACATTTGTTTGAAATGCTCTGTTTAGAAGGAGCTCAAGCTGGACTAAGTTGGTGGACTATTTTACAAAAACGTGAAAACTACCGTCGAGCTTTTGATTTCTTTGAAGCGGAAAAGATTGTCCAATACACTGATGATAAAATTCAAGAGTTATTAGCAGATGCAGGAATCGTCCGTAACCGCCTTAAGGTAAATAGTGTCATAACCAATGCACGGGCATTCATAAAAATTCAAAATGAACACGGTTCTTTTTCAAATTATATTTGGAGCTTTGTTGACCACAAGCCAATCATCAATTGTTGGGAAACAATACATGATGTACCAACAACGACTGAAATTAGTGATGCGATGAGTAAACGTTTAAAAAAAGATGGCTTCAAATTTGTTGGAAGTACGATTTGTTATTCATTTATGCAAGCGGTAGGGTTGGTAAATGACCACACACTGGAGTGTTTCTGCCATCCCTCAAATAAAGGTGACAATTAA
- a CDS encoding endospore germination permease, whose product MDNTNGKIGTREFFAIIVITIGTKLTDSTPTALYEKAGNAAWISVIVMCLISIIPIYFLTKVIIAYQNKHLVDIINHLLGKYIGLFVLFLLWIIETYSIIINSAVYTDIINTMYFVKTPIFIIYIVLMGVASYGAKKGLAYIGSTSWITLPWLNFALFVVIILTFSQGRTNYLFPILGNGMVEIIKESTINASIYSDFLYLGLIATTVRSTTVYKKVIWMGFIYVTFIFVLSLISYIMLFDYRSINLMNYPFHETLRYIQLGFLTNVESLFLPFWLIASFIRFTFYLYISALLFGALFKIKQFEYIVPSLAILIIFISLIPEAPVFTVFNLREQYIYITSPFFFFLPLILWVIAKLKGELNQ is encoded by the coding sequence ATGGATAATACAAATGGAAAAATCGGAACAAGGGAATTCTTCGCCATTATAGTTATAACGATTGGTACAAAATTAACTGATAGTACACCAACGGCATTATATGAAAAGGCAGGAAATGCAGCATGGATATCCGTAATTGTTATGTGCCTAATTTCGATAATACCCATCTATTTTTTAACTAAAGTTATTATTGCATATCAGAACAAACATTTAGTTGACATCATTAACCATTTATTGGGAAAGTATATTGGGTTATTTGTGTTATTTCTTTTATGGATAATTGAGACATACTCAATTATTATCAATTCGGCTGTTTATACAGACATTATCAATACTATGTACTTTGTAAAAACACCTATTTTTATTATTTATATTGTCTTAATGGGTGTCGCATCATACGGAGCTAAAAAAGGTTTAGCGTATATTGGTTCAACTTCTTGGATTACCCTTCCTTGGTTAAATTTTGCTCTTTTTGTAGTCATAATTTTAACTTTTTCTCAAGGACGAACTAACTACTTATTTCCTATACTAGGGAATGGGATGGTTGAAATAATAAAAGAGAGTACAATCAATGCATCGATTTATTCAGATTTCCTTTATCTTGGTTTAATTGCTACCACCGTGCGTAGTACAACCGTTTATAAAAAAGTGATATGGATGGGATTCATATATGTAACGTTTATATTCGTACTCTCTCTAATTAGTTATATTATGTTGTTTGATTATCGTTCTATTAATTTAATGAATTATCCTTTTCATGAAACGCTACGTTATATTCAATTAGGGTTTTTAACGAATGTAGAATCGCTATTTTTACCTTTTTGGCTCATTGCATCCTTTATCCGATTTACTTTCTATTTGTATATAAGTGCTTTACTATTTGGGGCTCTTTTTAAAATTAAACAATTTGAATATATTGTACCTTCACTTGCTATATTAATCATATTTATAAGTTTAATTCCTGAGGCACCAGTATTTACCGTATTTAATCTAAGAGAGCAATATATTTATATTACATCACCATTTTTTTTCTTCCTTCCTTTAATATTATGGGTTATAGCAAAACTTAAAGGAGAATTAAATCAATGA